Below is a window of Corvus cornix cornix isolate S_Up_H32 chromosome 2, ASM73873v5, whole genome shotgun sequence DNA.
tttgtAGAAGGATTGGAGAAACTCCTGGGTGTGGATGAGCATGAGAGCAGAACGATGGCAATTCCTGGCTGGCCACTCGCCCCTTGGGATCCTGTTACCATCCGGTGCAATGCAGAGCAGCCTGTAACTCCTGCCTGTTTTGGGTATGAAGGCAGAAGAAAGGGAACATATGACTTTCTTCTACGACTTACTGCCCtgtaaaaggattttaaagaatctttggggaaaaatttAGGCCTGAGATGCACATATGTGGATCTCATTGAGTTCTTACAAGGCCATGTGAGTGTGTACATTAACAGACAAAATATGGCTTTTGATCTTTAGGAgcaattaatataaaatatgtaattacaCTCCTGTGTAATAGGATACTTTTTAATACTTTGTTAAAAATACTCcccaaactgaaatacaaaacaaaatagcATCCCAGGCCATGGTCTTTTAATGGCCTATCTTCACCGATGCTGATCTCACCGTTAATGCTGTTTATAAATGCATTTGGCTGTTATGCTTTGAAATTCAGTAAAAGATTTGCACTTAATGTAGTAACAAGCCCAAGCACCTTCCTGTCCTTGTTTCTGCCCATGCTTGAGAATGGCATCACATTtggaacagaaaggagaaatagtTGTCTTGGCTATCTGCAGGGACTCCCCTGTGCCCAAGCTTTTTCTGCTACCACACAAAACCCCACTGTGATGGTTCAGCTCTCATTCCATCAGCCTGCAAGCACAGAGACTTTCAGCACGTGCTTACATTTATGAGCCTGCAGGTAGCCCAGCACCTCTTGTAAATACTGCCTGAAAGAGTGTGATGGATTAAAAGCCTCTGCTGGCATAGACCTCTCAGGGGTGTGCAAGACTGACAGCTTGAAGGTGGCTCCCAGGGTCTATCGGTACCTTGAAACTGCTGCAGTTGCATCAACCTGTGAGTGAGTGGTAATGAAAGGCAATGAACCTCAACTGAAGACATCTTGGCTTTCGTTTTACCTACCTGAAATTCTCAGTGCGTTGGTCTGACCTAAATGTTCACTGTGAAATCTGAAGCAGCTTCTGCCTGGAAAGGTTCCCACAAACGGGAAAACAAATTCAGGGGTGAGCAAGTGGCATTGAGCAGAATCTGCCTGAGACAGGTTCTTAGGACGAACAGCAAACTCTCCTATTTCTTCACCAGAGAAATAGCACAATGTGCCTTTTGAAGACGAAACTAACATAAGGTCTTTTCAGGTCTCTATTGGTCTGTCAAATTGCAAATAAAAGGGAGATAAACTGTAGGAGCCACTTCTTCAAGGTAACAGTCATAGGTGAATAGGATTGTTGTGTGATATCAGAACAAGAATTTACACGTTTCCATTGAAATGAGGTGTGCTCTTGTTCCCTGTTCACCATTCTGTCAGTTACACAAAAGAGCTTTCTCCTGAAAGGTTTCCTTAAGTCTTCCCAGTGTAAGACTGGTTTTGCTCCCACTTTTGTACTGGAGCATCTCTATTTTGTGGCTGAAGTGTTTATTTAGTATGCATTCAGGCAGAAACTGAATCTAGAACCTTTGCATCTGATCCTTTAGCTGAGATTTTATGAAGTCATGAACAATGGAGGGAAGTGCTATAATAGAAAGATGCATGCAGCCCTAGCCATAAATGATACTTGTATTTTAGCAATAgtaattatgtattttttgcataattttgcATAAATGCCCATTTCTATTTTGCTGGTTCTTTAAGTCCAATggattgaatattttttttttgctattaagCTTCATATATTACAGATAAAGTCCTAATATTCTATGAAAAGCCATCTATATAAATGAGTTTCGATTGGAGTCCTACTGTTTAGTTGATTGCATCAGATGCTATCTATTCCATTCAGATCCACACCtacaaaacatttattattatttttggtgACAGTAATTTGGTgtgcaaaattacttttttgtcTCCCTGCCCATCTCTTTAAGGAATACTGACTGtaaaattttgctgaaaaagttagagcagcagagaagtaacaaaaaaacaaaacccaggacctaaaaacaaacaaacaaaactacaaGAAACACCCCAGAAACTAAAACTCTGTTTTTTCATGCCTTGTTAGACTATTAGAAAATACTTATGTTGCAGCAAATTGCTACAAATGTAGAAGTGAGGAACAGAATACTATAGCTGATAGAAAAGTACTGACATAGCTGGAGATCAGGTACACTACCTAGCACCCATCCCCTGTCCTCTTTGGAGTGGGAGATATGCCTGCAGTGCTTTGGAGACAAGAGAAGCTGAAACCAAGGGACTCTCTCCATAATGCTGTATTGCAATGAACCTTTTCAACATGTTAATACAGTAAATTCCCCATTATCTGAATTCCATATTCTTCAATTACCATAGCTTGTGATTCAGATAAATGGGAATTACCAAGATATAAACTTGCACTGTATATTAACTCACTGGATATTAATCTCTTCCGAGTATTATTTATATAATCTACAGCATGATTTGGCACATAAACACAGCAGGTTtagtttattttacaaattcaGTGCAAATTATCTCTTGCACCAAAAAATGCATTCAAGTTATACCTTGGGGTACAAATCCGAATTGATGTTAACCAGGCTTTGTGTGTTGAAGTTTGTAAGCATATCCTAGCAGACTAATCAGAAAGAAGGCTAGTCAgtgcagatgaaaaataaaaaaatattatctgtgTTGCAGCACACGTAGAAGTGGAGATAGGAtctactttcatttttttccagctgcagaaagatTTTAGATAGTGTTTTGGATTGCTTCTTTCTTCTATTTGTATTAGCAGAATGGAGTAGAGAAAGTCTTGGGGCAACTGAAGCCCTGTGGTAAATTGATTGAAGTAGATGCAGGTAGATCATTTGTGAATTTTGTTCCTGGCATTACAGCAAGAGATGATGCTGAAGGTAGCTTTTCTGAACATCAGAAGTGCAGATAAAGTTTATTGTTTTGTGGGATGGTTTAGCTGGATGTAGTGCTGCTCTTTAAAGATTAGGCCAGCCTCATTAAACATGGGTGTACATTAACCACTTCGATCTACAGCTTCTGCCTGTCTTCATGTTTAGCATTTGGTTGGTGCTGAATGCTTGCTTCATTTTTAGGTTTAGCTTGTTCATGCAGCTGAAGTTTATCTAAGCTTGCTTTTTCTGAACGAAAACATGCACACCAGAGTCTGGAATGCCTCACCCTCTTTTGGTGCTGTACTACCTCCTTGCTGACTGTCAGGGATGGGAAGGGCCATAGGTATTGCCCCCTGCAGAATGGGTGAATGAggtgtgtttggttttgaggTGGGAAAAAAGTGCCATCCAATCCTGGTATTCATTTTGATGCTCAAAGATGACATAAAAGCCGCATGCCAGGGAGGAATGCCCACTGAGGAGTAAGAAAGCAGCCCTGCACTCCTCTGTGATTGGGACTGACTGTGTTGTTGCTGGGTGGAACAGCGTAATGctgttgctgctcctgctccagcactgtgATGTTTCTGTTCCAGATTGTGCTGACTCACATTCAAGAAAACATGATACACAGACACAATGCACTGTaactcttttccttccccccagTAACCTCGGTAagtgtttgatttctttttcctctctttggcTAGTGTGGTGCTAATATAGCTTTACTGTTAGAATTAATAGGAGGGGGAAAGGCAACCTTGTAAACAAACTGGTAGCAGACAAATTAATCTTGGAGAAGGCATTTAAATGCAACCTACTGTTTGTGGTACCTCCACCTCCCTTTAAAGCTGATCAATCCTGATAACTCGTCCATCTCTACAAACTACACTTGTTAGACCTGTGCTCTTAAATGGGAGAAGTGCTTACAATGCCCATTTACAACTGTATTCTGTTTAATTAGtcagcacagccagtgctgcagggatAGATTACTTGCCTTTAAAGATTTGAGAATGTTAATAGTACAGTAtatcattttaattattattggATTAATGTTGTGTCTCGAAGAACATCTAATGCAAATCACAAGAAATGGCCTGAAGTGACCCAAGGGTTGTGCTTTATTAGAAAAGTAATAGGTCCATTGCTTAAATATAAAAAGAGGTTCTTTCTTCAAATGTCACTCTGCACTGGGCTtctctctgtgtgtatgtgGAAATGAAATCCTTTTACTTCCACTTTGTCCACAGAAAGTTTCTGTAGCTCATGCATTAAATGGCTGAGACAGCAACTGGAATATCAAGAGATGAAGAGGAGATCCAAAACAGCAGTGATGATGAAGACAGATTTCCGACTCATGGTGCTTTAACAGCATCCCCTGATTGCTCTGCCAGCCTTTTGCTAGACGGCCTTAATGAAGACGAGGGAAGCTCAGCGGTGCCAGAAAGACTGTCTGTCCtctccagcagggcagtggCCCAGGTAAAAGCCCTGACTGGCCCAGAGACAGTTAGTGGTGGCCAGGCACAGAGgacagctgctgggctggctgagCATCCTCTGGCAGCTGTGGATGCATCTTTAGATGCCTCCTCATGTCCTGAGGCAGCTGATAACCTGCTGCCTGTGAACATTGCCTCCCTGCACTCCAAAAGCCCCTGCTGTGATGGCGAATGGAGTTCAGAGGTGCTGCAGGCCCTAAGGGTGCCCGCTGAGGCCAGTGAGGCCCTGAAGGCTGGGACTGACCCCGGAGACTGCCACACACAGCAGGCACGGAGCGGCACCAAGAGCAGTATGGCCTCTTGCAGTTTGGGCTGTGTGATTTGGATGAAGACCAC
It encodes the following:
- the C2H1orf216 gene encoding UPF0500 protein C1orf216 homolog; protein product: MAETATGISRDEEEIQNSSDDEDRFPTHGALTASPDCSASLLLDGLNEDEGSSAVPERLSVLSSRAVAQVKALTGPETVSGGQAQRTAAGLAEHPLAAVDASLDASSCPEAADNLLPVNIASLHSKSPCCDGEWSSEVLQALRVPAEASEALKAGTDPGDCHTQQARSGTKSSMASCSLGCVIWMKTTKVAEVLENKKKEEKEKYRLQLAMYRRLLLLRSIRSLHRQLEQQQARLQECYGTVINTKKEVLKHICSISPSPSP